The Pichia kudriavzevii chromosome 3, complete sequence nucleotide sequence CAAATCATGAAACAAATGAAGTCAATTTTTATATATCCAATCTCGTTTTTCTTGCTTTGGCTTCTGCCACTTATCAATCACTACCAAGTTATTCGTACAGGCCATGAAACACTGTGGTCAACGGCGCCATCTGCCTTCTTCCAGCcattcaattgttttgttgatgCTTTGGTTTTCATGTACAGGGAAAAACCGTGGTTACTTACTGTTTCAGAGTCGTTTCTTGATACAACCGATGTAGGGTGGAGACGGCATGTAAGTTTTCTTCCTGGCTATGGGAGCTACGGAGAGACTGTGTACGTGGAAGAGCTTGGCTTAAATGAGGCCGTATATAATGAGGGAAGTCCGATGTGTGGACATCAGGGCTCCTCTGACGAAGCTACACCTAGGTCCAAAGATGACAAGGACGAAGATAGTCTAGACTTAAAAGACTTTCTCAATGCAAGCAAACCCATGAGAGTTTCAAACTCGAAACGCCATTATTCAAAACAGAGAAGCTCATCAAGTTCCCAAACTCACCGGATGTCCACAAtgtcattatcttcatcatctaatAAATCACCAGTGGAACTGATACCTGCACCTACTCGAGTCAGGGAGAGCATAAATTGGAATTTGGACATGTTTGAGGATAAAACTATAGACATGCGTGACTTTCTAAATGGTAAATAGGATCACAAACATAGtcttattttctttttttttttgctttttctttattatGGGCGTAAATAAACAAACGTGCAGACGTATAGTAGTATACAAACATATATTTAAATGTATATATATCCAAGTATATGGCCTGCAAATAATTAGAGCTTCTCGGCCGTTACTAGGAATACGGAATCGAGACCCAAAACAAATCCATCATTGAACTCACCGTGATGGGAGTCATACCAGGCCGAGACTTCGCCATTTTGCGGGTTACACCAGAAATTTCCATCTGTGTTCAATATACGAACACCTAGTTCGCCATCATACCCGTCCTTATCGACACTGTCTATCAATCGTTCAAcaataatttctttgacAAACTGACCATTAaaattgttcaacttcCAGTCCAACCACATCTCCAAAATGGTAGCAGTTATATCCGAGACAGCAGCAACTCCATTCATGGTACTTGACCTCACTTTTCCTTCGACGGGATCGTTCATCCACGAGTGCAAATCAACCAATTGCGAAACTCTTAAAAACTCGATGAATGATGAATACATCGAATAGACACTTGCTATTGGCTGGTCTGATATATTGGGTAATGTGTCCTCAACTCTGGCTGGGTCATAATTCTCGTGGTAATCAAATAGATCTGTTGAATTTGTGGAAACCGAAGTTCCAGCGGGCTTCAGAGTCGATGTTGAGGACAAGACGTGTGGTctgtttttcattgaattggACGGTTGCTTTTGACCAGTAATTCTCGAATTATCTAATTTCTCTTTATCAAAGTCGTCAGTAAATGTCCCAATTGCTGGTATACCCAACTTAACGAACTTGACGTTCTTAAAGTTGTGAGACTGCAAGGAACTTAAAATATACTCCGATATCTTTGGtaattttgaaagcttGGTAATACATTGATTAATATAGATTTGGATGTACTGCGCAAGCGTCActtcattatcaacatttGGCGTATGAGTATATGACAACGAATCAAACATAATAAGGGATATTGAACCTCCTGGTTTCAAAACTCtgtcaaattcaatgaGACCAGCATCGACATCTGATTTGGTTAGTACTAAACGTGAGAAATCAGGAGCAAATATCAAGCTTTGCGATTCATCCTTCAATGGCAATCGTTCCATCGACGGTGCAGTGAAAGAAGAATACTTTGATAGAAATGTGCGTTCCCTTTTATCCATTTTAGAGTTGACAAATTCTTCTGAAAGGAAGGAGTAATCACAAAAGTGTGGGTTCTCACCTACTAATTTTTCAGGTAGATAACCTGTTGATTTCAGATCAAGGATAGATTGAAACCGATCCGTTAAAGACACCATATTGGTTCTATAATCTGGGAAGTCATGACGAATATTCCAACCGTCAATCAGTTCAAGATAAGCGGGTAGTATGtgatttttgaaaagttttcGGAGCTTGGCTTTGGGAGATGCCCTAAATGATTTGAGCTTATTGGTTGTAATGACGCAGATTTCTGAATCCTTGGGGTATCTTTTGAGTATCTTGGATAAGGTTGATGTTCTCAATGACAATTTATCCAGTATTTGATTATGCCATAACAAGAGAAGTACTATACGTCtatcttgaaaaatctcTGCTTCGATCTCTTCGATTGTTGGAAGACTCTTGAGCTTTTTACgtaattcttcaatctctACTTGATGTGAAGATGACGAAAGTGAGGACGACGATGTTTGCGATCTCTTTAGGTTTCGATCAGGTGATTCtattgttgctgttgtttcACTGTTTCCGTCTTCAAGTTTCTTTGCATCTATTGCCCTTTGTCGAGTTTGTAGAGTCCTTAATACCTCCTTCAGGTAGCTCTGTAGCCAATCCCACCAGAGAGAGTTTCTGGTTATAGCATAATTACATGGATCGTTTGGTTCACTTTCATCCATATACTTAAGGAAAAAACGGAGGTAATCATGATAATACATCATTCCATGGGATTCTGTCTGAGATCTAATATtatgtaattttttttggtattcttcttcaagttgTGGTTTCAAAGTCGGTTTCGATGACTTAAAGCCATGGCCACCAACGTGCGGGATAAATGGATGTGTTATGTACCCCGTGTCGTCCTCCATGGCAGAACCAAAGGCAATGTCACTGGCAAATTTGCCTGCTTTCTTGGTAAATCTCAACAActtattcttcttctgtttgGCTTGTTTCTTAAGTTTAGAGTCATCTCCAGAATCAAAGTACTGTATGTCTGAGTATATTGAAGCCGACGGAGATTCTGATTTAGTCACGGGTAATGTTGAAGCACGTTGCATAGATTCGTCTGGCATGTTGCGGGGGTTAGGTAGAGTCACCGGGGCGGCATCGCCAAGGTCCGTTGGATTTCTGTAAAGTCGCAACTTACTCTTATTCTGACGAGAAACATTGTATGCAGGTAGGGGGTCCATATTCTAAAAGGTGGATCTTGATGCCTCAAATAAATAACCAATGTTTTGTGGTTTCGATTAAGTGATCGTTCATCAACCACATAATTAGGTGCATGACAAAATTACAAATAATAAATTAAATAtgcagaaaagaaaaactacAGCCGCACGTGTAGTGTTTCCAAATTAAACTTTTGGCTATAGTCCGTTGTCTTGTGGAGACTCGTCTCTTTGACAACAAGAAACCAGAGATACTTAATACTGTTGCAGGATTTGtgattttccttttcgtCTCTAGACTGTTTGGAAAGGGGAACAGTCGGTTTTGGAGACAAGGATAGAGTCTGCACCAGTTTCTAGCTCATGAACATTTTCTGCAATTTTTGCAGCCATGACAGAAAGGAAACCACGTTCAGTATTGGAATGACCACAAATAACGAGACTCTTGTCTTGCTCTACGTATGCCAGTTGTTCGTGGTGTGATAGTTCGCCAGTGTAGTAACAGTCTGCATCTACACCCGAGAATACACTACTTCCACTACCGGCACAAATGGCAATCGTTGAAACCATTTGGTTGATGTTCCTAGTCCCTAATTGAACGTGGTCTAGATCCAACGAGACTTTAATCCGTGACACTATTTCGAGAATAGATACAGGACTCTTGAGTGTAACCAGTCTTCCCATTCCAACGCCTTCAACGTTAGATTCATCTCTGATGATGACTTCGCTAGTAAACTCTGAGCCCTTGGAAACTCCTTCTACGAGCCAATCATTGACACCACCAGCAGCTGCGTCAACTGCAGTGTGTGGCGAATAGACGCTGATCTCATGTTGTAGCAGTTTGACAAGAGTGCGTTGTTGTGGGTTGGTTTCAGGACTGATCCTGTTGAACTTACGAAATAGAAAAGGGTGGTACGCAACAATGACATTACATTTTTGATCAATAGCTTCCTGTGCAACAGCTTCAGTGAGGTCTATAGCTAATAAAAGCCTTGGTTTCTCATTTGAGGTAGCAACAGAGGCATCGATCAAGAGTCCCGTATTATCCCAGGAATTGTCTGCATACTTGAGGGGATACAGCTTGTTCAACAAAGAGGTGACTTGTTTGAGAGACGGTCTTGATAGAGGCATCCTATATGTATGTGTGTGTCTatgtttgaatttttctttgcacTTTTGACCTTGCCAACcaagaagagagagaaaacaatCCATTTCCCATTATCATGATGGAATATTAAGTCAGCATTTGCTGGAATTTCTCGCCAGTATGgaaaatcattgaaatcagTGTCTTTCCTGAAGATTTCCAGTGGCTTCACCACAGTTcctttctccttcttctcctcctttCCCCGAAAGTGGAACCCTTTATTCCATTGACGGCGCAATACCACTCTGGCGCAAACATATATAGCAAACaagaatatccaaaatgTCCCTCACAGCAGAATCTTTGAGCGATATCATCCGTTCCAGACTAGAGGCCACTGAGGTTGAGGTTCAAGACATGTCCGGCGGGTGCGGCCAAGCGTTTGCTGTCATTATCGTCAGCGATGTGTTTCAGGGCAAGAACAAGCTGGCCAGACATAGACTAGTCAATTCCGCTCTGAAGGATGAAATCAGTGCAATCCATGCATTCACTCAGAAGGTATTCACTGTGGCTGAATGGGAAGAACAGAAAAAACTGTTTAGCCAGTAGTTTATATGCATGTTTGGATTCCATACTACTTCTGTATTCTCTATTTAATAAAGATTTTCTGCTCCTTTTGAACTACCTCCGTTGCCATGTATGGTAACCAGCTATGTTTGTTGTTATCCGAAGCAGTTGGTTTGCTTACCTTCACGCGCGTTTTCATTGGTGGGTATTCCTTTATATTGTATGAATAGTATTTGGTATATTTTGTTATATAGAAGCTTATAAAGTAAAACACACCAGTTATTAACTAGCCCGTGTATGGGGGTGGAATGTCGGTATCGCTACCAATGCATGTGGTAGATAGCATCAGCCGTGGTGACTTGCTGTTTGTATTTCTCACCAACCTGTCGAGTTTCACGAGACGTCGGCGAATTTCACGTTCATCAGCCATATACGGATCATACTTTCTAGCTTGGCTCATCTGTAGGTGTGTACTTGTGTTTGTAGAAGGACGTCTAGACTTGGAAGTAGAACTCCTTCGTTCTAAGTCAGCGGTTTTATTGCTTGTGCTTTTTCTTGACATTGGGGTGGACAGAGGAGCCAGAGAAGGTCTCCCACTGCTAGAAAATGAGGGACGAGTGGAAGTAGATCGAGATACAGAAGTCGATCTAGAGTTACTCCTAATAGTCGTGGCTGGAGAAGTGTCAACTTCGGATTCGCTGAAAACACTTGTATTGGCGGATTTGTTGAGTTCCACAGACGTTGCATATCCAGATACTGGTGTTGTAGATACTGGTGATGGAGTAGTATTTACCCCCTTATCTGTAACCTCTTCTTGCATCTCCTCTTGATCTTGCTGCTTCTCCTCACCATTTACTTGCGGCTTCTTCACATTCATTTTTATAATACGGCGTTTAGGCTTGGTGGAGTTCTTCGAGGCTTTGCTTTGGAAGTttttaatgaaaataagCTTATCGTGGACGTTGccaaactcaaaatcatGTTCAGACAGCTCCACACGGTTGCTGTTATAGTTGTTGGACTTATTCAAAATGTTCATGAACGCCTTAGTAATTATGTCTTTATTGAACCGATCACATGACAACTTGTCTATTCCGTTTCCTAATGACAATGTCTGTCGCATGCTTGACAACCTGGTGGATCTCATTAAACTACCGGGAGATATCCGGAACGGATTCTCCGGATCTAAGTCTTTCAAAAgaactttatttttccgtttatcatcaacttgttcttcaatTAACAAGTCTTTATggaattgatcaaatgaTTGTGTGGTGTATTTCAAACTAAATTTATACAACAACGATGGTAAGAATTCCTTGAATAAATCACTTATCTTTGactcaatttttttttggagaaaGTTTGCAATTGGCGTGATCCTATCAAAAGTTGAGCTTACGTCGATATTCTCTAGTGGATCATTCTTGAAAACTAATGTTAGCCCTTTGGTCTTGCTAAAAACTATAATCATAATAGAGCTCATTTTGAAGTTGCTCAAGGTCAAGTTCAACGGAATGTCGAAATCACAATCACTAACAACAAAAGCGGGCTTTATGAAATCATACTCTTCGCctatattattattatagTTTTTTAGTAAACTAGCACTGATCTTTGTGCGTACTGTAATAGATGCGTCACCATAGTActtgaaattaaaaatcCCCCTAAATTTGTCAACACCTAGATCACCAATCTCTaagatttgaaagtttGGTGCAATGGTTCCAAAATTCAAATCGACAATCTTAATATCGTCACTCAAAATTGGCGGTCTTTTGCCTGAATTCAAGGCTTCCTCAAGGAGTTCGGTGGTGTATGTAGCAAATGAATCTTTTTCGATGGCATTCCAATCTAGTTTGAAGGACATGATGGTCTACCTTTGATCTACCGAGTGAGAAAGAACTTTGCTTGCAACTGAAGAGCCTTGTAATAAAATGTGACTCCATTTTTTATTCTATGTAAAGAAACTATGTCGCACCAAAATCTTGTATAA carries:
- a CDS encoding uncharacterized protein (PKUD0C01680) translates to MDPLPAYNVSRQNKSKLRLYRNPTDLGDAAPVTLPNPRNMPDESMQRASTLPVTKSESPSASIYSDIQYFDSGDDSKLKKQAKQKKNKLLRFTKKAGKFASDIAFGSAMEDDTGYITHPFIPHVGGHGFKSSKPTLKPQLEEEYQKKLHNIRSQTESHGMMYYHDYLRFFLKYMDESEPNDPCNYAITRNSLWWDWLQSYLKEVLRTLQTRQRAIDAKKLEDGNSETTATIESPDRNLKRSQTSSSSLSSSSHQVEIEELRKKLKSLPTIEEIEAEIFQDRRIVLLLLWHNQILDKLSLRTSTLSKILKRYPKDSEICVITTNKLKSFRASPKAKLRKLFKNHILPAYLELIDGWNIRHDFPDYRTNMVSLTDRFQSILDLKSTGYLPEKLVGENPHFCDYSFLSEEFVNSKMDKRERTFLSKYSSFTAPSMERLPLKDESQSLIFAPDFSRLVLTKSDVDAGLIEFDRVLKPGGSISLIMFDSLSYTHTPNVDNEVTLAQYIQIYINQCITKLSKLPKISEYILSSLQSHNFKNVKFVKLGIPAIGTFTDDFDKEKLDNSRITGQKQPSNSMKNRPHVLSSTSTLKPAGTSVSTNSTDLFDYHENYDPARVEDTLPNISDQPIASVYSMYSSFIEFLRVSQLVDLHSWMNDPVEGKVRSSTMNGVAAVSDITATILEMWLDWKLNNFNGQFVKEIIVERLIDSVDKDGYDGELGVRILNTDGNFWCNPQNGEVSAWYDSHHGEFNDGFVLGLDSVFLVTAEKL
- a CDS encoding uncharacterized protein (PKUD0C01690; similar to Saccharomyces cerevisiae YGL221C (NIF3); ancestral locus Anc_3.531); the encoded protein is MDCFLSLLGWQGQKCKEKFKHRHTHTYRMPLSRPSLKQVTSLLNKLYPLKYADNSWDNTGLLIDASVATSNEKPRLLLAIDLTEAVAQEAIDQKCNVIVAYHPFLFRKFNRISPETNPQQRTLVKLLQHEISVYSPHTAVDAAAGGVNDWLVEGVSKGSEFTSEVIIRDESNVEGVGMGRLVTLKSPVSILEIVSRIKVSLDLDHVQLGTRNINQMVSTIAICAGSGSSVFSGVDADCYYTGELSHHEQLAYVEQDKSLVICGHSNTERGFLSVMAAKIAENVHELETGADSILVSKTDCSPFQTV
- a CDS encoding uncharacterized protein (PKUD0C01700; similar to Saccharomyces cerevisiae YGL220W (FRA2); ancestral locus Anc_3.530) produces the protein MSLTAESLSDIIRSRLEATEVEVQDMSGGCGQAFAVIIVSDVFQGKNKLARHRLVNSALKDEISAIHAFTQKVFTVAEWEEQKKLFSQ
- a CDS encoding uncharacterized protein (PKUD0C01710; similar to Saccharomyces cerevisiae YGL219C (MDM34); ancestral locus Anc_3.529); this encodes MSFKLDWNAIEKDSFATYTTELLEEALNSGKRPPILSDDIKIVDLNFGTIAPNFQILEIGDLGVDKFRGIFNFKYYGDASITVRTKISASLLKNYNNNIGEEYDFIKPAFVVSDCDFDIPLNLTLSNFKMSSIMIIVFSKTKGLTLVFKNDPLENIDVSSTFDRITPIANFLQKKIESKISDLFKEFLPSLLYKFSLKYTTQSFDQFHKDLLIEEQVDDKRKNKVLLKDLDPENPFRISPGSLMRSTRLSSMRQTLSLGNGIDKLSCDRFNKDIITKAFMNILNKSNNYNSNRVELSEHDFEFGNVHDKLIFIKNFQSKASKNSTKPKRRIIKMNVKKPQVNGEEKQQDQEEMQEEVTDKGVNTTPSPVSTTPVSGYATSVELNKSANTSVFSESEVDTSPATTIRSNSRSTSVSRSTSTRPSFSSSGRPSLAPLSTPMSRKSTSNKTADLERRSSTSKSRRPSTNTSTHLQMSQARKYDPYMADEREIRRRLVKLDRLVRNTNSKSPRLMLSTTCIGSDTDIPPPYTG